A genomic stretch from Sebastes fasciatus isolate fSebFas1 chromosome 23, fSebFas1.pri, whole genome shotgun sequence includes:
- the sbf1 gene encoding myotubularin-related protein 5 isoform X7, whose product MARLADYYLVVGYDIDKRVEGEGQGRILQRFPEKDWEDSPFPQGIELFCQPSGWQLVPERQPASFFVAVLTDINSERHYCACFTFWEGLDNPHLQKAEASEVDEADEDLALVQPAQVFAPKSLVLVSRLDYTEVFRNCLGLIYTVHVDGLTVPLETVVGNLLTCVIPIAGGSQTDESPVCSLDKVPQALACDWLLACLQPGQEEREESLRTITLGAGDRQVIQTPIDDALPVSGSTVAQLFRQLGIVNVLYLFCAALTEHKILFLSSSYQRLTDACRGLLAIMFPLKYSFTYVPILPGKLLEVLSTPTPFIIGVNSFFRSETQELLDVIIADLDGGTVTIPECVHISLLPEPLLQQIQTALSMVLDPELEMADRAFPPLSTQPAALKIQDKEIRGIFLWLFARLFYGYRWCLHIIRIHPEPVIRFHKAAFLGQRSLTEEDFLMKVLDGMAFAGFVSERGPPYRATDLFDDLVANHGERIRQEETCPHKVMNHVKELAEQLFKNENPYPAVAMHKVQRPSENSQNSAQNQTPFPSLDDVAVQLFIDHAAAKLKTAPPVVKAEVKGMVPSGPPLGDTVDRNGHVMANSARRLEVVRNCITYIFENKMLEAKKLMPAVLRALKGRAARICLTQELNQHVLQNRAVLDDQQFDYIVRMMNCTLQDCSHIDEHGIAAALLPLVTAFCRKMGAGITQFAYSCVQEHMVWTTMQFWEAMFYSDVQNHIRALYLETEEGEQHNNYEQHDGAGDGREISALELASEQSRLWPTLSKESQTERVQKEESTVFSQAIHYANRMSYLLLPLDTSKNRLLRSSGLGDVESVSNSYVTNSIAGSMAESYDTESGFEDAESSDVANSVVRFINRFVDKVCNESGVTNEHLKALHTMIPDIVQMHIETLDAVHRESKRLPPIQKPKLLRPTLLPGEELVMDGMRVHLIPDGREEATGLMGGPPLLPAEGAIFLTTYRLIFKGTPNDPLVGEQVVTRSFPIASLTKEKRISVTIPMDQFVQEGLQLRSCTFQLMKIAFDEEVASDLAEVFRKHMHKLRYPQHVQGTFAFTVGQCGKMVVEHKTKDKNQSLKTLSKNLVKTAKRTIGRQYVTRKKYSPPTWENRSSFQSELDEDEISVSEEVEQSSLTLSSTMRSSDRQTMSNVVERACCRDYQRLGLGTLSNSLTRSKNEPFRISTVNRMYTVCRSYPGLLIVPQSIPDTTIQRICRCYRQNRFPVVCWRNSRTKAVLLRSAGLHAKGVVGFFKSPNAPASVPSQADSTSLEQEKYLQAIISSMPSYSESSGRNTLSGFTSTHMSTSGKWGSIRGSGRLSAYNPDVGTRLAKDSPQSNGGPSEALFLRQQKAYLYIIGDKAQLKGGKQDSFQQWEVVPIEVCDVRQVKNSFKKLMKACVPSTSTTDPNMSFLRCLEDSEWMALLHRVLQVSVLVVELLDTGSSVMVSLEDGWDVTTQVVSLVQLLSDPYYRTFDGFRLLVEKEWLSFGHRFSHRGAQTLGSQSSGFTPVFLQFLDCVHQIHLQFPMEFEFSQYYLKFLAYHYVSNRFRTFLLDSDYERIELGVLYEEKGERKSPQVFKSVWDYIDRLNKKTPVFYNYMFSPEDEEVLRPYTFNSNLKVWDFYMEETLSEGPSYDWELRGRQERVAEETLDKPDSGPKSQRRIVWPCYDSLSKAVPDAITKLLQDLQSLEAELGQTSEKWKDTWDKIKTVQRTEAKLESKQSFSSSLLMSSNLSHQRRSQGVYLQETGVGSSINLAMDCEASATSTPVAGRPSTSTLYSQFQSTESENRSFEGILYKKGALLKPWRPRWFVLDKTKHQLRYYETRQDKECKGMIELGEVESIIPGTPTMGAPKNIEEKAFFDLKTTKRVYNFCAQDSQNAQLWMDSVQNCLSDA is encoded by the exons AACTGTCTGGGTCTGATCTACACCGTCCATGTAGACGGCCTGACCGTCCCCTTGGAAACGGTGGTCGGAAATCTCCTCACATGTGTCATCCCCATCGCTGGAGGCTCCCAG ACAGATGAGTCCCCAGTTTGTAGTTTAGACAAGGTTCCTCAGGCCCTGGCCTGTGACTGGCTGCTGGCCTGTCTCCAG CCGggccaggaggagagagaggagagtttG AGGACTATAACGTTAGGTGCTGGCGACCGGCAAGTTATCCAGACTCCCATCGATGACGCGCTCCCCGTCAGCGGCAGCACCGTGGCCCAGCTCTTCAGACAGCTCG GTATAGTCAACGTGTTGTATCTGTTCTGCGCCGCCCTGACGGAACACAAGATCCTGTTCCTGTCCAGCAGCTACCAGAGACTAACGGACGCCTGCCGGGGATTACTGGCCATCATGTTCCCCCTCAAATACAG CTTCACCTACGTTCCCATCCTGCCGGGGAAACTCCTAGAGGTCCTGAGCACCCCCACCCCCTTCATCATCGGCGTCAATTCATTCTTTCGTTCGGAGACGCAAGAATTG ttggaCGTGATCATCGCTGACCTGGACGGCGGCACGGTGACCATCCCCGAGTGTGTCCACATCTCCCTGCTGCCTGAGCCGCTCCTCCAGCAGATCCAGACCGCGCTCTCCATG gtTTTGGATCCAGAGCTGGAGATGGCTGATCGGGCCTTTCCCCCGCTCTCCACCCAACCCGCCGCACTCAAGATCCAG gataAGGAGATCCGGGGAATCTTCCTGTGGCTGTTCGCTCGGCTCTTCTATGGCTATCGCTGGTGTTTACACATCATCCGCATTCACCCAGAACCAGTGATCCGCTTCCACAAG GCTGCCTTCCTCGGTCAGAGGTCGCTGACGGAGGAAGACTTCCTCATGAAGGTGTTGGACGGCATGGCGTTCGCAGGCTTCGTGTCAGAGAGAGGGCCTCCTTACAGAGCCACCGACCTGTTTGATGAC CTGGTGGCCAATCACGGGGAGCGGATACGACAAGAGGAGACCTGTCCACACAAAGTCATGAACCACGTCAAGGAGCTGGCTGAGCAGCTCTTCAAAAAC GAGAATCCTTACCCCGCCGTGGCGATGCACAAAGTCCAGCGGCCGTCGGAGAACAGCCAGAACAGTGCACAGAATCAGACGCCGTTCCCCTCGCTGGACGACGTGGCGGTGCAGCTCTTCATCGACCACGCTGCCGCCAAGCTCAAGACGGCACCTCCCGTGGTCAAGGCGGAGGTCAAGGGCATGGTGCCATCTGGGCCCCCACTGG GAGACACCGTGGACAGGAACGGCCACGTGATGGCCAACAGCGCCCGCAGGCTGGAGGTGGTCAGGAACTGCATCACATACATCTTTGAGAACAAGATGCTGGAGGCCAAGAAG TTAATGCCGGCTGTACTGCGGGCGTTGAAGGGTCGGGCAGCCCGGATTTGTTTGACCCAGGAGCTCAATCAGCACGTCCTACAGAACCGAGCGGTGCTGGATGACCAGCAGTTTGACTACATTGTCCGAATGATGAACTGCACCTTACAG GACTGCTCGCATATAGATGAACACGGTATTGCAGCTGCCCTCCTTCCACTGGTCACGGCCTTCTGCAGA AAAATGGGCGCAGGCATCACTCAGTTTGCCTACAGCTGCGTACAGGAGCACATGGTGTGGACCACCATGCAGTTCTGGGAGGCCATGTTCTACAGCGACGTTCAGAACCACATCAGAGCTCTGTACCTGGAGACGGAGGAGGGGGAGCAGCACAACAACTAT GAGCAGCACGACGGGGCAGGCGACGGGAGGGAGATCAGCGCCCTGGAGCTGGCGTCTGAGCAGAGCCGGCTGTGGCCGACGCTCAGCAAGGAGTCGCAGACGGAGCGCGTGCAGAAGGAGGAGAGCACGGTGTTCAGCCAGGCAATCCACTACGCCAACAGGATGAGctacctgctgctgccgctggaCACCAGCAAGAACCGTCTGCTGAGGAGCTCCGGCCTCGGAGACGTGGAGAGCGTCAGCAACAGCTACGTCACTAACAG TATTGCAGGCAGCATGGCGGAGAGCTACGACACAGAGAGCGGCTTCGAAGACGCAGAGAGCTCCGACGTGGCGAACTCCGTGGTGCGCTTCATCAACCGCTTCGTAGACAAAGTGTGTAACGAGAGCGGCGTCACCAACGAGCACCTGAAGGCTCTCCACACCATGATACCAG ATATCGTTCAGATGCACATCGAGACGTTAGACGCAGTCCACAGGGAGAGTAAGAGACTGCCTCCGATCCAAAAG CCCAAGCTGCTGAGGCCGACGCTGCTGCCCGGTGAGGAGCTGGTGATGGACGGCATGCGGGTCCACCTGATCCCCGACGGCCGCGAGGAGGCCACGGGGCTGATGGGAGGTCCGCCTCTGCTCCCCGCCGAGGGCGCCATCTTCCTCACCACCTACCGGCTCATCTTCAAGGGCACGCCAAACGACCCGCTGG TGGGTGAGCAGGTGGTGACTCGCTCGTTCCCCATCGCCTCTCTGACCAAGGAGAAGAGGATCTCAGTTACTATACCCATGGACCAGTTTGTCCAGGAGGGGCTCCAGCTACGCTCCTGCACCTTCCAG ctGATGAAGATTGCGTTCGACGAGGAGGTGGCGTCAGACCTGGCCGAGGTCTTCAGGAAGCACATGCACAAGCTGCGCTATCCTCAGCACGTCCAGGGCACCTTCGCCTTCACCGTGGGTCAGTGTGGGAAGATGGTGGTGGAGCACAAGACCAAGGACAAGAACCAGTCGCTCAA GACACTTTCCAAAAACCTGGTGAAGACTGCCAAGAGGACTATCGGCCGGCAGTACGTGACCAGGAAGAAGTATTCCCCTCCCACCTGGGAGAACCGGAGCAGCTTCCAGTCGGAGCTGGATGAGGATGAAATCTCAG TTTCAGAGGAAGTAGAACAGAGTTCCCTCACCCTCTCCTCCACCATGCGCTCATCCGACAGACAGACCATGAGCAACGTCGTGGAGCGCGCCTGTTGCCGCGACTACCAGCGCCTGGGCCTGGGCACGCTCAGCAACAGCCTGACGCGCTCTAAAAACGAGCCGTTCAGGATTTCCACCGTCAACCGCATGTACACCGTCTGCAGGAG ctaCCCCGGCCTGCTGATTGTACCTCAGAGCATCCCGGACACGACTATCCAGAGAATCTGCCGCTGCTACCGGCAGAATCGCTTCCCCGTGGTTTGCTGGAGGAATTCACGAACCAAGGCCGTCCTGCTGCGATCTGCAGGCCTCCACGCGAAGGGGGTGGTGGGCTTCTTCAAGTCCCCCAACGCCCCGGCTTCAG TGCCCTCCCAGGCCGACTCCACCAGTCTGGAGCAGGAGAAGTACCTGCAGGCCATCATCAGCTCCATGCCTTCTTACAGCGAGAGCAGCGGCAGGAACACACTCAGCGGCTTCACCTCCACGCATATGAGCACCTCCG gTAAATGGGGCAGTATCCGGGGCAGCGGGCGTCTAAGTGCCTACAACCCAGATGTGGGGACGCGCCTGGCGAAAGACTCTCCGCAGTCCAATGGGGGGCCGAGCGAGGCGCTGTTTCTCCGCCAGCAGAAGGCCTACCTCTACATCATCGGAGACAAGGCCCAGCTCAAG GGAGGGAAGCAGGACTCGTTCCAGCAGTGGGAGGTGGTTCCCATCGAGGTGTGCGACGTGCGGCAGGTGAAGAACAGCTTCAAGAAGCTGATGAAGGCCTGCGTGCCGAGCACCTCCACCACGGACCCCAACATGAGCTTCCTGCGCTGCCTGGAGGACTCTGAGTGGATGGCTCTG ctccaCAGGGTGCTGCAGGTGTCCGTGCTGGTGGTGGAGCTCCTGGATACGGGCTCATCAGTCATGGTCAGCCTGGAGGACGGCTGGGACGTCACCACGCAG gtggtgTCCCTGGtgcagctgctgtctgatcCGTACTACCGAACCTTCGACGGCTTCCGGCTGCTGGTGGAGAAGGAGTGGCTGTCGTTCGGCCACCGATTCAGCCACCGCGGAGCGCAGACGCTGGGCAGCCAGAGCAGCGGCTTCACCCCCGTCTTCCTGCAGTTCCTCGACTGCGTCCACCAG ATCCACCTCCAGTTCCCCATGGAGTTTGAGTTCAGTCAGTACTACCTGAAGTTCTTGGCCTACCACTACGTGTCCAACCGCTTCCGAACCTTCCTGCTCGACTCCGACTACGAACGCATCGAGCTGG gagtGCTGTacgaggagaaaggagagaggaaaagcCCTCAGGTGTTTAAGTCTGTGTGGGACTACATCGACAGACTGAACAAGAAAACACCCGTCTTCTACAACTACATGTTCTCTCCTGAAGACGAGGAG gttCTGCGGCCGTACACCTTCAACTCCAACCTGAAGGTGTGGGACTTCTACATGGAGGAGACCCTGTCGGAGGGTCCGTCCTACGACTGGGAGCTGAGAGGCCggcaggagcgcgtggcggagGAGACGCTGGACAAACCCGACAGCGGCCCCAAGTCTCAGCGGCGCATCGTGTGGCCGTGCTACGACAGCCTGAGCAAGGCGGTGCCCGACGCCATCACCAAGCTGCTGCAGGACCTGCAGAGTCTGGAGGCGGAGCTGGGCCAGACGTCGGAGAAGTGGAAGGACACTTGGGACAAAATCAAGACCGTGCAGAGAACCGAGGCCAAACTGGAAAGCAAG CAGTCGTTCTCCAGCTCCTTGCTGATGTCGTCCAACCTGAGCCACCAGCGGCGCTCTCAGGGCGTCTACCTGCAGGAGACCGGCGTGGGATCCTCCATCAACCTGGCTATGGACTGCGAGGCCAGCGCCACCTCCACCCCCGTCGCCGGTCGGCCCAGCACCAGCACGCTCTACAGCCAGTTCCAGAGCACGGAGAGCGAGAACAg GAGTTTTGAAGGCATCCTGTATAAGAAAGGGGCGTTGTTGAAACCATGGAGACCACGGTGGTTTGTGCTGGACAAGACCAAACATCAG CTGAGATACTACGAGACCCGGCAGGACAAGGAGTGCAAAGGGATGATCGAGCTGGGCGAGGTGGAGTCCATCATTCCAGGAACGCCTACCATGGGAGCGCCGAAGAACATCGAGGAGAAAGCCTTTTTTGAT CTCAAGACGACCAAACGAGTGTACAACTTCTGTGCCCAGGACAGCCAGAACGCTCAGCTGTGGATGGACAGCGTCCAGAACTGCCTGTCAGACGCctag
- the sbf1 gene encoding myotubularin-related protein 5 isoform X3 gives MARLADYYLVVGYDIDKRVEGEGQGRILQRFPEKDWEDSPFPQGIELFCQPSGWQLVPERQPASFFVAVLTDINSERHYCACFTFWEGLDNPHLQKAEASEVDEADEDLALVQPAQVFAPKSLVLVSRLDYTEVFRNCLGLIYTVHVDGLTVPLETVVGNLLTCVIPIAGGSQTDESPVCSLDKVPQALACDWLLACLQRTITLGAGDRQVIQTPIDDALPVSGSTVAQLFRQLGIVNVLYLFCAALTEHKILFLSSSYQRLTDACRGLLAIMFPLKYSFTYVPILPGKLLEVLSTPTPFIIGVNSFFRSETQELLDVIIADLDGGTVTIPECVHISLLPEPLLQQIQTALSMVLDPELEMADRAFPPLSTQPAALKIQDKEIRGIFLWLFARLFYGYRWCLHIIRIHPEPVIRFHKAAFLGQRSLTEEDFLMKVLDGMAFAGFVSERGPPYRATDLFDDLVANHGERIRQEETCPHKVMNHVKELAEQLFKNENPYPAVAMHKVQRPSENSQNSAQNQTPFPSLDDVAVQLFIDHAAAKLKTAPPVVKAEVKGMVPSGPPLGDTVDRNGHVMANSARRLEVVRNCITYIFENKMLEAKKLMPAVLRALKGRAARICLTQELNQHVLQNRAVLDDQQFDYIVRMMNCTLQDCSHIDEHGIAAALLPLVTAFCRKMGAGITQFAYSCVQEHMVWTTMQFWEAMFYSDVQNHIRALYLETEEGEQHNNYEQHDGAGDGREISALELASEQSRLWPTLSKESQTERVQKEESTVFSQAIHYANRMSYLLLPLDTSKNRLLRSSGLGDVESVSNSYVTNSIAGSMAESYDTESGFEDAESSDVANSVVRFINRFVDKVCNESGVTNEHLKALHTMIPDIVQMHIETLDAVHRESKRLPPIQKPKLLRPTLLPGEELVMDGMRVHLIPDGREEATGLMGGPPLLPAEGAIFLTTYRLIFKGTPNDPLVGEQVVTRSFPIASLTKEKRISVTIPMDQFVQEGLQLRSCTFQLMKIAFDEEVASDLAEVFRKHMHKLRYPQHVQGTFAFTVGQCGKMVVEHKTKDKNQSLKTLSKNLVKTAKRTIGRQYVTRKKYSPPTWENRSSFQSELDEDEISVSEEVEQSSLTLSSTMRSSDRQTMSNVVERACCRDYQRLGLGTLSNSLTRSKNEPFRISTVNRMYTVCRSYPGLLIVPQSIPDTTIQRICRCYRQNRFPVVCWRNSRTKAVLLRSAGLHAKGVVGFFKSPNAPASVPSQADSTSLEQEKYLQAIISSMPSYSESSGRNTLSGFTSTHMSTSDSSDKLRQPKIGALMKQVMGTKEDVPGTFSRGALGQRAKVISLSQPKVSGKARNTPRGKWGSIRGSGRLSAYNPDVGTRLAKDSPQSNGGPSEALFLRQQKAYLYIIGDKAQLKGGKQDSFQQWEVVPIEVCDVRQVKNSFKKLMKACVPSTSTTDPNMSFLRCLEDSEWMALLHRVLQVSVLVVELLDTGSSVMVSLEDGWDVTTQVVSLVQLLSDPYYRTFDGFRLLVEKEWLSFGHRFSHRGAQTLGSQSSGFTPVFLQFLDCVHQIHLQFPMEFEFSQYYLKFLAYHYVSNRFRTFLLDSDYERIELGVLYEEKGERKSPQVFKSVWDYIDRLNKKTPVFYNYMFSPEDEEVLRPYTFNSNLKVWDFYMEETLSEGPSYDWELRGRQERVAEETLDKPDSGPKSQRRIVWPCYDSLSKAVPDAITKLLQDLQSLEAELGQTSEKWKDTWDKIKTVQRTEAKLESKQSFSSSLLMSSNLSHQRRSQGVYLQETGVGSSINLAMDCEASATSTPVAGRPSTSTLYSQFQSTESENRSFEGILYKKGALLKPWRPRWFVLDKTKHQLRYYETRQDKECKGMIELGEVESIIPGTPTMGAPKNIEEKAFFDLKTTKRVYNFCAQDSQNAQLWMDSVQNCLSDA, from the exons AACTGTCTGGGTCTGATCTACACCGTCCATGTAGACGGCCTGACCGTCCCCTTGGAAACGGTGGTCGGAAATCTCCTCACATGTGTCATCCCCATCGCTGGAGGCTCCCAG ACAGATGAGTCCCCAGTTTGTAGTTTAGACAAGGTTCCTCAGGCCCTGGCCTGTGACTGGCTGCTGGCCTGTCTCCAG AGGACTATAACGTTAGGTGCTGGCGACCGGCAAGTTATCCAGACTCCCATCGATGACGCGCTCCCCGTCAGCGGCAGCACCGTGGCCCAGCTCTTCAGACAGCTCG GTATAGTCAACGTGTTGTATCTGTTCTGCGCCGCCCTGACGGAACACAAGATCCTGTTCCTGTCCAGCAGCTACCAGAGACTAACGGACGCCTGCCGGGGATTACTGGCCATCATGTTCCCCCTCAAATACAG CTTCACCTACGTTCCCATCCTGCCGGGGAAACTCCTAGAGGTCCTGAGCACCCCCACCCCCTTCATCATCGGCGTCAATTCATTCTTTCGTTCGGAGACGCAAGAATTG ttggaCGTGATCATCGCTGACCTGGACGGCGGCACGGTGACCATCCCCGAGTGTGTCCACATCTCCCTGCTGCCTGAGCCGCTCCTCCAGCAGATCCAGACCGCGCTCTCCATG gtTTTGGATCCAGAGCTGGAGATGGCTGATCGGGCCTTTCCCCCGCTCTCCACCCAACCCGCCGCACTCAAGATCCAG gataAGGAGATCCGGGGAATCTTCCTGTGGCTGTTCGCTCGGCTCTTCTATGGCTATCGCTGGTGTTTACACATCATCCGCATTCACCCAGAACCAGTGATCCGCTTCCACAAG GCTGCCTTCCTCGGTCAGAGGTCGCTGACGGAGGAAGACTTCCTCATGAAGGTGTTGGACGGCATGGCGTTCGCAGGCTTCGTGTCAGAGAGAGGGCCTCCTTACAGAGCCACCGACCTGTTTGATGAC CTGGTGGCCAATCACGGGGAGCGGATACGACAAGAGGAGACCTGTCCACACAAAGTCATGAACCACGTCAAGGAGCTGGCTGAGCAGCTCTTCAAAAAC GAGAATCCTTACCCCGCCGTGGCGATGCACAAAGTCCAGCGGCCGTCGGAGAACAGCCAGAACAGTGCACAGAATCAGACGCCGTTCCCCTCGCTGGACGACGTGGCGGTGCAGCTCTTCATCGACCACGCTGCCGCCAAGCTCAAGACGGCACCTCCCGTGGTCAAGGCGGAGGTCAAGGGCATGGTGCCATCTGGGCCCCCACTGG GAGACACCGTGGACAGGAACGGCCACGTGATGGCCAACAGCGCCCGCAGGCTGGAGGTGGTCAGGAACTGCATCACATACATCTTTGAGAACAAGATGCTGGAGGCCAAGAAG TTAATGCCGGCTGTACTGCGGGCGTTGAAGGGTCGGGCAGCCCGGATTTGTTTGACCCAGGAGCTCAATCAGCACGTCCTACAGAACCGAGCGGTGCTGGATGACCAGCAGTTTGACTACATTGTCCGAATGATGAACTGCACCTTACAG GACTGCTCGCATATAGATGAACACGGTATTGCAGCTGCCCTCCTTCCACTGGTCACGGCCTTCTGCAGA AAAATGGGCGCAGGCATCACTCAGTTTGCCTACAGCTGCGTACAGGAGCACATGGTGTGGACCACCATGCAGTTCTGGGAGGCCATGTTCTACAGCGACGTTCAGAACCACATCAGAGCTCTGTACCTGGAGACGGAGGAGGGGGAGCAGCACAACAACTAT GAGCAGCACGACGGGGCAGGCGACGGGAGGGAGATCAGCGCCCTGGAGCTGGCGTCTGAGCAGAGCCGGCTGTGGCCGACGCTCAGCAAGGAGTCGCAGACGGAGCGCGTGCAGAAGGAGGAGAGCACGGTGTTCAGCCAGGCAATCCACTACGCCAACAGGATGAGctacctgctgctgccgctggaCACCAGCAAGAACCGTCTGCTGAGGAGCTCCGGCCTCGGAGACGTGGAGAGCGTCAGCAACAGCTACGTCACTAACAG TATTGCAGGCAGCATGGCGGAGAGCTACGACACAGAGAGCGGCTTCGAAGACGCAGAGAGCTCCGACGTGGCGAACTCCGTGGTGCGCTTCATCAACCGCTTCGTAGACAAAGTGTGTAACGAGAGCGGCGTCACCAACGAGCACCTGAAGGCTCTCCACACCATGATACCAG ATATCGTTCAGATGCACATCGAGACGTTAGACGCAGTCCACAGGGAGAGTAAGAGACTGCCTCCGATCCAAAAG CCCAAGCTGCTGAGGCCGACGCTGCTGCCCGGTGAGGAGCTGGTGATGGACGGCATGCGGGTCCACCTGATCCCCGACGGCCGCGAGGAGGCCACGGGGCTGATGGGAGGTCCGCCTCTGCTCCCCGCCGAGGGCGCCATCTTCCTCACCACCTACCGGCTCATCTTCAAGGGCACGCCAAACGACCCGCTGG TGGGTGAGCAGGTGGTGACTCGCTCGTTCCCCATCGCCTCTCTGACCAAGGAGAAGAGGATCTCAGTTACTATACCCATGGACCAGTTTGTCCAGGAGGGGCTCCAGCTACGCTCCTGCACCTTCCAG ctGATGAAGATTGCGTTCGACGAGGAGGTGGCGTCAGACCTGGCCGAGGTCTTCAGGAAGCACATGCACAAGCTGCGCTATCCTCAGCACGTCCAGGGCACCTTCGCCTTCACCGTGGGTCAGTGTGGGAAGATGGTGGTGGAGCACAAGACCAAGGACAAGAACCAGTCGCTCAA GACACTTTCCAAAAACCTGGTGAAGACTGCCAAGAGGACTATCGGCCGGCAGTACGTGACCAGGAAGAAGTATTCCCCTCCCACCTGGGAGAACCGGAGCAGCTTCCAGTCGGAGCTGGATGAGGATGAAATCTCAG TTTCAGAGGAAGTAGAACAGAGTTCCCTCACCCTCTCCTCCACCATGCGCTCATCCGACAGACAGACCATGAGCAACGTCGTGGAGCGCGCCTGTTGCCGCGACTACCAGCGCCTGGGCCTGGGCACGCTCAGCAACAGCCTGACGCGCTCTAAAAACGAGCCGTTCAGGATTTCCACCGTCAACCGCATGTACACCGTCTGCAGGAG ctaCCCCGGCCTGCTGATTGTACCTCAGAGCATCCCGGACACGACTATCCAGAGAATCTGCCGCTGCTACCGGCAGAATCGCTTCCCCGTGGTTTGCTGGAGGAATTCACGAACCAAGGCCGTCCTGCTGCGATCTGCAGGCCTCCACGCGAAGGGGGTGGTGGGCTTCTTCAAGTCCCCCAACGCCCCGGCTTCAG TGCCCTCCCAGGCCGACTCCACCAGTCTGGAGCAGGAGAAGTACCTGCAGGCCATCATCAGCTCCATGCCTTCTTACAGCGAGAGCAGCGGCAGGAACACACTCAGCGGCTTCACCTCCACGCATATGAGCACCTCCG ACTCCTCAGACAAGTTGAGGCAGCCCAAGATCGGCGCTCTGATGAAGCAGGTGATGGGCACCAAGGAGGACGTTCCTGGAACCTTCAGCAGAGGAG CTCTGGGTCAAAGGGCGAAAgtcatctccctctctcagcCCAAAGTGTCTGGCAAGGCCAGGAACACCCCTAGAG gTAAATGGGGCAGTATCCGGGGCAGCGGGCGTCTAAGTGCCTACAACCCAGATGTGGGGACGCGCCTGGCGAAAGACTCTCCGCAGTCCAATGGGGGGCCGAGCGAGGCGCTGTTTCTCCGCCAGCAGAAGGCCTACCTCTACATCATCGGAGACAAGGCCCAGCTCAAG GGAGGGAAGCAGGACTCGTTCCAGCAGTGGGAGGTGGTTCCCATCGAGGTGTGCGACGTGCGGCAGGTGAAGAACAGCTTCAAGAAGCTGATGAAGGCCTGCGTGCCGAGCACCTCCACCACGGACCCCAACATGAGCTTCCTGCGCTGCCTGGAGGACTCTGAGTGGATGGCTCTG ctccaCAGGGTGCTGCAGGTGTCCGTGCTGGTGGTGGAGCTCCTGGATACGGGCTCATCAGTCATGGTCAGCCTGGAGGACGGCTGGGACGTCACCACGCAG gtggtgTCCCTGGtgcagctgctgtctgatcCGTACTACCGAACCTTCGACGGCTTCCGGCTGCTGGTGGAGAAGGAGTGGCTGTCGTTCGGCCACCGATTCAGCCACCGCGGAGCGCAGACGCTGGGCAGCCAGAGCAGCGGCTTCACCCCCGTCTTCCTGCAGTTCCTCGACTGCGTCCACCAG ATCCACCTCCAGTTCCCCATGGAGTTTGAGTTCAGTCAGTACTACCTGAAGTTCTTGGCCTACCACTACGTGTCCAACCGCTTCCGAACCTTCCTGCTCGACTCCGACTACGAACGCATCGAGCTGG gagtGCTGTacgaggagaaaggagagaggaaaagcCCTCAGGTGTTTAAGTCTGTGTGGGACTACATCGACAGACTGAACAAGAAAACACCCGTCTTCTACAACTACATGTTCTCTCCTGAAGACGAGGAG gttCTGCGGCCGTACACCTTCAACTCCAACCTGAAGGTGTGGGACTTCTACATGGAGGAGACCCTGTCGGAGGGTCCGTCCTACGACTGGGAGCTGAGAGGCCggcaggagcgcgtggcggagGAGACGCTGGACAAACCCGACAGCGGCCCCAAGTCTCAGCGGCGCATCGTGTGGCCGTGCTACGACAGCCTGAGCAAGGCGGTGCCCGACGCCATCACCAAGCTGCTGCAGGACCTGCAGAGTCTGGAGGCGGAGCTGGGCCAGACGTCGGAGAAGTGGAAGGACACTTGGGACAAAATCAAGACCGTGCAGAGAACCGAGGCCAAACTGGAAAGCAAG CAGTCGTTCTCCAGCTCCTTGCTGATGTCGTCCAACCTGAGCCACCAGCGGCGCTCTCAGGGCGTCTACCTGCAGGAGACCGGCGTGGGATCCTCCATCAACCTGGCTATGGACTGCGAGGCCAGCGCCACCTCCACCCCCGTCGCCGGTCGGCCCAGCACCAGCACGCTCTACAGCCAGTTCCAGAGCACGGAGAGCGAGAACAg GAGTTTTGAAGGCATCCTGTATAAGAAAGGGGCGTTGTTGAAACCATGGAGACCACGGTGGTTTGTGCTGGACAAGACCAAACATCAG CTGAGATACTACGAGACCCGGCAGGACAAGGAGTGCAAAGGGATGATCGAGCTGGGCGAGGTGGAGTCCATCATTCCAGGAACGCCTACCATGGGAGCGCCGAAGAACATCGAGGAGAAAGCCTTTTTTGAT CTCAAGACGACCAAACGAGTGTACAACTTCTGTGCCCAGGACAGCCAGAACGCTCAGCTGTGGATGGACAGCGTCCAGAACTGCCTGTCAGACGCctag